The region ACTCAGCTGGGATAGCCACTTTGAATGAAGATGGAGTGAATGTGACGAAGGTTAAGGGTCGTATTGCGGTATTACGTGATGCTGTTGATGAAACTATTCATGCTACAATGGGAATCGGTCATACTCGTTGGGCTACTCATGGAGCGCCAAGTAAGGAGAATGCCCATCCACATCAAAGTGCGTCTGGTCGTTTTACTATTGTGCATAATGGTGTCATCGAAAATTACGAAGATGTCCGTCACGAATATTTAGAAAATGTAGAGATGAAAAGTGAAACAGATACGGAAGTCATCGTTCAACTAATGGAAGTATTAAATAACGAAATGAATGATGTTGCCGCAGCCTTCCGTAAAGCAGTTAGTCTTATGAAAGGTTCATATGCTGTGGCCTTATTAGATAATCAAAATCCAGATGTTATTTATGTGGCTAAAAATAAAAGCCCGCTATTAGTTGGGCTTGGTAAAGACGGTTTCAACGTTGTAGCAAGTGATGCAATGGCCATGTTGCACGTTACGGACCAATTTTTAGAGCTGCATGACAAGGAAACTGTATTGGTAAGCCGTGATAGGGTAGAAATCCTCACTCTTGACGGTGAATTGGTTGAGCGTGAACCATATACGGCTGAACTGGATGCAAGTGATATTGAAAAAGGAACCTATCCACATTTCATGCTAAAAGAAATCGATGAACAACCATTTGTTATTCGTCGTATTATCCAAGAATACCAAAATGAAAATGATGAATTAAAATTAGATCCTGAAGTTCGTAAAGCAATGTTAGATACGGATCGTGTTTATATTATTGCGGCAGGAACAAGTTATCATGCAGGCTTATTAGGAAAACAATTTATTGAGAAATTCGCACAAATCCCAGCAGAGGTACATGTATCTAGTGAATTCTCCTATAATATGCCTTTGCTTTCTGAAAAGCCACTCTTCATCTTTATTTCCCAAAGTGGAGAGACTGCTGATAGCCGGTCCGTACTTGTTCAGATTAAAGAACTTGGGCATCCCGCATTAACGATTACGAATGTTCCTGGATCTACCCTTTCTCGTGAAGCAAATTATACCCTGCACTTACACGCAGGTCCTGAAATTGCCGTAGCTTCTACAAAAGCATATACGGCTCAAATGGCTGTATTAGCTATCTTGGCAGTAGATACAGCACGTGCTAAAGGAATTAAACTTGATTTTGATCCTATGCAAGAGCTTGCAATTGTCGCTAATGCTATAGAAGCTCTTACTGATCAAAAAGAAGAGTTTGAAAAGATTGCCCGTGAGTTCTTATCGACTACACGTAATTGCTTCTTCATCGGACGTAGTATTGACTATTATGTTGGTTTAGAAGGTGCCTTAAAGCTAAAAGAGATTTCGTATATTCAAGCAGAAGGCTTTGCTGGTGGAGAACTGAAGCATGGTACCATAGCCCTTATTGAGGATGGCACACCAGTTATTGCGTTGGCCACTCAAGTTGCTGTAAACTATTCTATTCGAGGAAACGTAAAAGAAGTTGATGCTCGCGGAGCAAATTCCTGCGTTATTACTATGGAGGGATTACAACAAGAAGGAGACTCATTTGTACTTCCAAAAGTACATGATATTCTTACTCCACTTGTTTCAGTTGTACCGCTTCAACTAATCGCTTACTATGCAGCCCTACACCGTGATTGCGATGTAGATAAGCCAAGAAACCTTGCAAAGAGCGTTACAGTAGAATAAATCATC is a window of Bacillaceae bacterium S4-13-56 DNA encoding:
- the glmS gene encoding glutamine--fructose-6-phosphate transaminase (isomerizing); this encodes MCGIVGYIGKEDTKDILLKGLEKLEYRGYDSAGIATLNEDGVNVTKVKGRIAVLRDAVDETIHATMGIGHTRWATHGAPSKENAHPHQSASGRFTIVHNGVIENYEDVRHEYLENVEMKSETDTEVIVQLMEVLNNEMNDVAAAFRKAVSLMKGSYAVALLDNQNPDVIYVAKNKSPLLVGLGKDGFNVVASDAMAMLHVTDQFLELHDKETVLVSRDRVEILTLDGELVEREPYTAELDASDIEKGTYPHFMLKEIDEQPFVIRRIIQEYQNENDELKLDPEVRKAMLDTDRVYIIAAGTSYHAGLLGKQFIEKFAQIPAEVHVSSEFSYNMPLLSEKPLFIFISQSGETADSRSVLVQIKELGHPALTITNVPGSTLSREANYTLHLHAGPEIAVASTKAYTAQMAVLAILAVDTARAKGIKLDFDPMQELAIVANAIEALTDQKEEFEKIAREFLSTTRNCFFIGRSIDYYVGLEGALKLKEISYIQAEGFAGGELKHGTIALIEDGTPVIALATQVAVNYSIRGNVKEVDARGANSCVITMEGLQQEGDSFVLPKVHDILTPLVSVVPLQLIAYYAALHRDCDVDKPRNLAKSVTVE